Below is a window of Anomaloglossus baeobatrachus isolate aAnoBae1 chromosome 8, aAnoBae1.hap1, whole genome shotgun sequence DNA.
TCCTGACTGTAACATTACACAAGGGGGCAGCTCAAATGCACCATAATATCTAGAAATGAGGATTTGACTATAGCTTAGCTTGAAGAGGGCTGCAGTAAAGCACGACTGTAGGGTCAGACGACACGTGGAGGGTTTGTGCAGTCACAGGATATTTCATTTTAAGCTTAtagaacagcagctgcagaactaaaaaaattattattttttttttatattgtttctTAAACGTCTCATCTCTATTGAGGAGATATTAATTGGAATCTACTCTTAACAAGTTAATAATTCCAAAAGGGAATTAACAGACCCCTTATCAAGGGGTATATACTTTTTCCAGTATATAAAGTTGTACAAAACATAAGCAGGAGGAGTCATAAAGGAAAATAAAGAACATATGTCCCAGAAAGTCAGAAGAATATGCTTTTTCCATGAAGTAATGGTAGCTAGCCCTAATGTCTGCAGCTCCACAGCTGAGTGTGATGACAAACACTTCATTTCCTGGCAGTCGGTGTGGGGAGGTGGAGTAGAGCTGAGTGTgatatatttattaaaaaataaatgcaTGTGATATAAAaccataagtgtgtgtgtgtgtgtgtgtgtgtgtgtgtgtgtatgtatgtgtgtatatatgtgtgtgtgtgtgtgtgtgtgtgtgtgtatctatatctatatctatatgtcAGTGCCTACAAGttttattcaaccccctgcagattcagcaggtttgataagatgcaaataagttagagcctgcaaacttcaaacaagagcaggatttattaacagatgcatacatcttacaaaccaacaagttatgttgctcagttaaattttaataaattttcaacataaaagtgtgggtcaattattattcaacccctaggtgtaatattttgtggaataacccttgtttgcaattacagctaataatcgtcttttataagacctgatcaggctggcacaggtctctggagttatcttggcccactcctccatgcagatcttctccaagttatctaggttctttgggtgtctcatgtggactttaatcttgagctccttccacaagttttcaattgggttaaggtcaggagactgactaagccacggcaacaccttgattttttttttttccctcttgaaccaggccttggttttcttggctgtgtgctttgggtcgttgtcttgttggaagatgaaatgacaacccatcttaagatccttgatggaggagcggaggttcttggccaaaatctccaggtaggccgtgctatccatctcctcatggatgcggaccagatggccaggccccttggctgagaaacagccccacagcatgatgctgccaccaccatgcttgactgtagggatggtattcttggggtcgtatgcagtgccatccagtctccaaacgtcacgtgtgtgtggttggcaccaaagatctcgatcttggtctcatcagaccagagaaccttgaaccagtctgtctcagagtcctccaagtgatcatgagcaaactgtagacgagccttgacatgacgctttgaaagtaaaggtaccttacgggctcgtctggaacggagaccattgcggtggagtacgttacttatggtattgactgaaaccaatgtccccactgccatgagatcttcccgtagctccttccttgttgtccttgggttagccttgactcttcggacaagcctggtctcggcacgggtggaaactttcaaaggctgtccaggctgtggaaggctaacagtagttccataagccttccacttccggatgatgctcccaacagtggagacaggtaggcccaactccttggaaagggttttgtacccctttccagccttgtgaccctccacgatcttgtctctgatggccttggaatgctccttttgtctttcccatgttgacaaagtatgagtgctgttcacaagtttggggagggtcttaattagtcagaaaaggctggaaaaagagataattaatccaaacatgtgaagctcattgttctttgtgcctgaaatacttcttaataagttaggggaaccaaacagaattcttgtggtttgaggggttgaataataaatgaccctctgaataaacttatcacaatttaaaaaaacattcttttttgctgcatttcacacttccaggctgatctacagtccaaatgtcacaatgccaagttaattccgaatgtgtaaacatgctaaatctgtagggggttgaatactacttgtaggcagtgtgtgtgtgtgtgtgtgtgtgtgtgtgtgtgtgtgtgtgtgtgtgtgttacacagATATAGCTATATATGTAATGTAAtagattatttttatattttattacattATAGATCTTTGTGTACTGTAATATATCATAATACAAAAACATCTTTAAATGTTTTTATATTATGATATATTACAGTACACAAAGATCTATaatgtaataaaatataaaaataatctaTTGCATTACATATATAGCTATATCTGTGTAAAGTATATAATATTAGTATAAATATTAGTAGTATAAATATTAGTATGACATATTACTATATATAGTAATATATCATGACATATataacgtggttttttttttttttttttatatataaattatattacaTATAATGTCATATTATTACattaacctcttttttttttttatatattctatAAAATTATTCTTTTTTATGAACTTGCAGCTATTCTCACAATGCTGTCAGCTCTGCCCCTCCCTTCATACTGACTGCCATGAGATGAAGCCTGGAAGTGTTTGTAATCAGTCAGCCCTacatcaacccccccccccccccttcccccccctgacTGACAACTTGGAGGTGTTTGCATTCGTTCAGCTCTACATAGTGGGTGCAGAGATCAGGGCTGTTGAGCATTACACCACATTGGAGTGTGTTAATTTATCACTTTTTCTCCCCTCTTTAGATCTATGTTCACTAGCGGCCTTACGGAGAGCACACAGCGGGAGGTCCGGTTAGTGGGAATTGATGCGGATTCAATGCAGCTCGTCCTGAACTATGCATACACCTCCCGAGTCCAGCTGACCGAGGCCAACGTCCAGGCTCTGTTCACCGCCGCAAGCATCTTCCAGATCCCGTCCCTCCAGGACCAGTGCGCTCACTACATGGTCAGCCGCTTGGATCCCCAGAACTGTATAGGTGTGTTTATTTTTGCCGATCACTACGGTCACGAGGAACTTAAGGACAAGACTCAAGAATACATCCGTAAAAAGTTCCTGTATGTCACCAAAGAGCAGGAGTTTCTGCACCTGAGGAAAGATCAGCTCATCGGTATCCTGAACAGCGACGACCTGGACGTGGACAAGGAGCAGCACGTGTACGACAGCATCATCAGTTGGTTCGAACACGACCAGGCCGAAAGAGAACCTCATCTTCCAGAGATATTTGCCAAATGCATCCGTATGCCTCTTATGGAAGAACAATTTGTGGAAACGATTCCTCCAATGTTTGCACAGGCCATGCCTAAAAACCATGTAGAAAAGGGAAAGATTAGTGCCAATTACTGTAATCTGCGTCTTGGCATGACCGCTTCGGAAATGATTATCTGCTTCGAAGCCGCCAGCAAACACTCAGGGAAGAAGCAAACTGTGCCTTGTCTGGACACACTCGCAGGAAAAGTCTATAAACTATGCAAACCCCCCGGAGACTTGCGAGAAGTCGGGATCCTCGTGACGCCAGATAACGAACTTTACATCGCGGGGGGCTACAAACCGAGCAACAACGATATTTGCATAGACCACAGAGCCGAAAGTGATTTCTGGTTATATGACCATTCTAATAATAGGTGGCTGGCCAAGGCGCCGCTGCTCCGAGCACGGATAGGCTGCAAACTGGTTCATTGCTGTGGTAAGCAATACGCAATAGGGGGGCGCGTTTACGAAGGGGACGGCCGCAACCCGCTAAAGTCCGTGGAGTGCTATGATGTCAGAGACAACTGTTGGACGGCTGTGAGTTTAATGCCTGTTGCAATGGAGTTTCATAGTGCTGTCGAGTATAAGgagaagatctacatcctacagggTAAGATATAGAGCTACATTATTTAGAGGGGAGGTTTGCTGAGCTTGTGGATTTTTCTCTTAATGTTGGCCTGTTGTGCCATCGGCACTGTAAAATAATTATTCTGCATGTAGAACGTGTATCCAGCCACTGAAGAAGCACACCAGGCGAAACATGCGATGTCTCTATTTGCTTTGTCCtgagtatataatatataaatatattataaaaaaataaaatgtaaaaaaattataaaatatattttatgtattaatatattaatattattaataataataatataaaaaatattaataataatataactaataataatataaatatataatttctttatcgttcctatgggagacccagaccatgggtgtttagcttctgcctccggaggacacacaaagtactacactcaaaagtgtagctcctccctctgagcttatacaccccctggagaaccagatctacccagtttatcgctttgtgttcaggaggcatacatccacacatgcattctcatctgattctttttcatttttggaaagagtttgaagaaaagcgggtccatgtctggacccccggcatgtcccttctcaccccactgtgtcggcggtgttgttaaggttgattccaaggctggagccttacatgccgtgctccttcaccatccctcctgggctctggcttgaagtgggagccagcacggttctccatgcttggcaggagaccggtctccatccgcagcccttcaggatcctgctggaccggagcactcatccccagggacttggaaccctgcgtctcagcaagctaagtacctgagacgtttacatattgggggtccctgttctttattgttgtgggagagtgtgctgagtgagttttatgacatttccggcgggttctctggctgtcgcctgagacccgcgccgatggtgcctgcgcgccagccgcaccgctcaaatttaggccccggcttcgccggaggcctgcgttcggtttcactgcccctcgcatgtcattcatgcagagggacagcgcggctccgcccagcggccgttctgcacaggggagggacactcctcactgggttcatgtctcctcccctgtaagtctctatggccctccagatcccgctctcagagtgagtcccgccccctctcttcgttccggcagccattttctcagagtttttccctgcgatcagcactggtctgcagcatccctgctgaggtgcttgggggtccaggcttcgggatctggagggcacacaacactgctccagcggtctggtaagccacaacatctggttgtggacctctgtatatactctctgggggtcattctggcagagcccccacttcagcagcatgtctcacacaaggagcaaggctccaaagctgtattcagtatgcactgcatgtaagctcctactgcctgaaccgagcacctatccacattgtgatgcctgctctaacctgacgatgcttcagcctggaatcgcacccccagtggtctctccggctgctccggctcctgtggctgaacccccggcttgggtagaatccttatctaggtctatctcccagtcttttgccgactccatgggacttctgtccaggaccttgctgaacatgcatcagcccctttcacagggAGCCTCTGCTgttagggctctctcaggaccggagctcagaggattcatcatctggtcccagaccccgtcctcctaagaagagacgcagggttccctctccttcctcgtcccgcggctctttttcagaagctgactcgcaggacgaggaggatgcctttacagggggctcggaggctaactccatgtgccccattgatctgtcaaagtgactcagatgttagtgatttgattgcgtccattaattctgtactggatctcaatccgccagtatcagaggagcaaccctctctggcagaaaagcaccagtttacctcgcctaagaggacaaagagtgtgttctttaaccactccagttttcaggccgctgtgaccaagcctagggcctgtcctgacaaacgcttcccaaagcgtggttctgatgaccgctttcactttccacctgaggtggtcaaggagtgggcttattcaccaaaggtagaccctccggtgtctatactctcagcccggaccgttgtgtcggtggctgatggcacctcacttaaggattccactgaccgccaggtcgaccttctggccaaatccgtatatgaggcggcaggggcctcgttctccccatcttttgcagcagtgtgggctctcaaagccatctctgcttctctagaggagatgcattccctcgccagggaatctatgcccgaaatggttaccttaacttcccaagcttcagctttttcatcctatgcaatgtctgccatgctggaggcttctcaccgcactgcggtggcttcggctaattccctcgctatccgcaggatcttgtggcttcgagagtggaaggcagatgcttcttcaaagaagtaccttgctggactcccttttgctgggtccaggctgttcggtgaacagcttgatgaaattattaaggaagctactggcgggaagagtacttccatgccacaaaccaaaaccaggaaacctcggtcgaggtttcgttcctttcgttcctccaactggtcgtcctctaagccctcggcctcgtccactaactcagccaaggaccaaaaatccaactcctcttgactatctgtccgcgccagcaacgtccttagtcggtggcaggctctcccactttggcgacgtgtggtttcaacacgtctccgatcagtgggtgagagatatcatctcccacggctacaggatagaattttcttccagcccgccaaacagattttttttatgtcaactcccccctgctccaaggccgccgccttctcttaggccgtggcatccttgcaggccaacggagtaattgtaccggttcccgcccgggaacggttcagaggtttcttctcaaatctcttcctagtccccaaaaaggacggttccttccggcccatcctggacctcaagcttctcaacaagcatgttaaggtgcggcattttcgcatggagtctctgcggtcagtcattgcctcaatgacccaaggggatttcctggcatccatcgacatcagagatgcctatctccatgtgccaattgcagtttcacaccagcgttggctacgttttgcaatctgagaggaacatttccaattcgtggctcttcccttcgggttagccacggcccctcgggtattcaccaaggtcatggcagcagtggttgcggttctgcacctccaggggttggcagtgattccttacctggacgaccttctagtcaaggcttcatccagcgcagactgtcagcggagtgtctcgctcactctcgccactctagcccaattcgggtggcttgtcaatctgcccaaatccactctgacccagaggctcacgtacctagggatgcagttcgagactctgccggcacttgtgaagttgcccttaatcaaacagcagtccctccaactggcggtgcgctctctgctgaggccccgccgttattccatcaggcacctgatgcaggtgctgggtcagatggtggcgtcaatggaggctgttccctttgcccagttccatctgcgtccactgcagctggacattctccgctgttgggacaagcggccttcctccttgcacaggttagtggctctgtcgccacagaccaggagctctcttcagtggtggcttcggcccctctctctgtctcagggacgctccttcctggccccgtcctgggtgatcctcaccacggatgccagtctatccggctggggagcggtatggctCCActgccgagcacagggcacttggactccgtccgagtcagccctctcgatcaatgtgctggaaaccagagccgtgcttctggctctcctagcttttcaccacctattggcgggcaagcacgtccgagtccagtcagacaacgcgacagcggttgcctacatcaatcaccaaggcgggacacgcagccgcctggcaatgttggaggtacaacgcatccttcaatggacggaggactccaagtcca
It encodes the following:
- the KBTBD8 gene encoding kelch repeat and BTB domain-containing protein 8, with translation MAAQGGEVAKFLQMQNGVATPSPVNSGMDPYHACSILQQLKAMYDEGQLTDIDVEVDHGKHFSCHRNVLAAISPYFRSMFTSGLTESTQREVRLVGIDADSMQLVLNYAYTSRVQLTEANVQALFTAASIFQIPSLQDQCAHYMVSRLDPQNCIGVFIFADHYGHEELKDKTQEYIRKKFLYVTKEQEFLHLRKDQLIGILNSDDLDVDKEQHVYDSIISWFEHDQAEREPHLPEIFAKCIRMPLMEEQFVETIPPMFAQAMPKNHVEKGKISANYCNLRLGMTASEMIICFEAASKHSGKKQTVPCLDTLAGKVYKLCKPPGDLREVGILVTPDNELYIAGGYKPSNNDICIDHRAESDFWLYDHSNNRWLAKAPLLRARIGCKLVHCCGKQYAIGGRVYEGDGRNPLKSVECYDVRDNCWTAVSLMPVAMEFHSAVEYKEKIYILQGEVFLCYDPPKDYWCYLTPMTVPRAQGMAAVYNDSIYYVAGVRGNHHHHRVLTVEAYNIELNRWTRKNDLPCEQSSNPYIKLLVLKGKLHLFVRATQVSVEEFVFRTSRKNSLYQYDEASDSWKKVYESPERLWDLGRHFECAVAKLYPQCLQKVL